A portion of the Caldalkalibacillus thermarum genome contains these proteins:
- a CDS encoding glycosyltransferase family 4 protein, whose amino-acid sequence MNICIDMRMIESSGIGTYLYNLVLRLIRDTDYNYYLLGSRRSLNKIIVQNKSINFVEFDEKIYSLKEQIYFTNHLSDIDLFWSPHYNIPIFYKGKLLVTVHDVFHLAMPKFVNGFHKKLYAKFMFSQIRKKADAILTVSEFSKKELNRWTKIESSKVYVTHNGVDESWFNVSRTQKVHDKPYFLFVGNVKPHKNLIRLLKAFESIKDEIPHDLIIIGKKEGFITGDAKVAEQAKLLDNRVHFTGYIEDDLLKKYMANAESLVFPSLYEGFGLPPLEAMACGTPVIVSNVASLPEVCGDAALYCNPHNVEDIADKMKLLIENPSLRESLRKKGLERARMFSWEKCARETLAVIEEVLSN is encoded by the coding sequence ATGAATATATGTATTGATATGAGGATGATTGAAAGTTCTGGTATAGGTACATATCTTTATAATTTAGTCTTAAGACTAATAAGGGATACTGACTACAATTATTATCTATTAGGAAGTAGGAGATCATTAAATAAAATAATAGTTCAAAATAAAAGCATTAATTTCGTTGAATTTGATGAAAAAATATATTCTTTAAAAGAACAAATATATTTTACTAACCACTTGTCTGATATTGATTTGTTTTGGTCACCACATTACAATATCCCGATCTTTTATAAAGGTAAACTATTAGTCACAGTCCATGATGTTTTTCATTTAGCCATGCCTAAATTTGTTAACGGCTTTCACAAAAAGTTATACGCCAAGTTCATGTTTAGTCAAATTAGAAAAAAAGCCGATGCTATATTAACTGTATCCGAGTTTTCAAAAAAAGAGTTGAACAGGTGGACCAAGATTGAATCAAGTAAGGTTTATGTGACCCATAACGGGGTAGATGAATCATGGTTTAATGTATCGAGAACACAAAAGGTTCACGACAAGCCCTATTTTCTTTTTGTGGGGAATGTGAAGCCGCATAAAAACCTAATAAGGCTTTTAAAGGCTTTTGAATCAATTAAGGATGAAATACCACATGATCTTATTATTATTGGGAAAAAAGAGGGGTTTATAACTGGAGATGCTAAAGTAGCTGAACAGGCCAAGTTATTGGATAATCGTGTTCATTTTACTGGATACATCGAGGATGACCTTCTAAAAAAATATATGGCAAATGCAGAATCTTTGGTTTTTCCCTCCTTATATGAAGGATTTGGTCTGCCGCCCCTTGAAGCAATGGCTTGTGGCACACCAGTCATTGTATCAAATGTAGCTTCATTACCTGAAGTATGTGGGGATGCTGCTCTGTATTGCAATCCACATAACGTTGAAGATATAGCAGATAAAATGAAATTGTTAATTGAGAACCCATCATTAAGGGAGAGTTTACGGAAGAAAGGATTAGAAAGGGCAAGAATGTTTAGTTGGGAAAAATGTGCGCGCGAGACGTTAGCGGTTATTGAGGAGGTTCTATCAAATTGA
- a CDS encoding glycosyltransferase family 4 protein, whose product MKVAIVHDWLVTYAGAEKVLEQILKIYPDADLFSTVDFLEEGQRDFILDRKVQTSFIQRLPFAKTKYRHYLPLMPLAVEQLDLSDYNIVISSSHAVAKGVITGPDQLHISYVHSPIRYAWDLQHQYLREAGLDRGIKGLLAKYILHKIRQWDYRTANGVDFFLANSQFIARRIWKVYRRGATVIYPPVDVSAFSFHEKKEDFYLTASRMVPYKKMDLIVEAFGEMPDKKLVVIGDGPDYEKIKSKAKDNVQLLGYQPFEVLLHYMQRARAFVFAAEEDFGITPVEAQACGTPVIAYGKGGVLETLRGLDAEKPTGVFFNKQTIASIIDAINTFEANEDQIKYQHCRENSLRFSPDRFRQEFSDFVNKKVEAFKETGGIII is encoded by the coding sequence TTGAAAGTGGCCATTGTCCATGACTGGCTAGTTACGTACGCTGGTGCAGAAAAGGTTCTGGAACAAATCTTAAAGATATATCCGGATGCAGACTTGTTTAGTACCGTTGACTTTCTTGAAGAAGGTCAACGGGATTTTATTTTAGATAGGAAAGTACAAACTTCGTTTATTCAACGACTGCCTTTTGCCAAAACAAAATACCGCCACTATCTTCCTTTAATGCCTCTGGCAGTTGAACAACTTGACTTATCAGACTACAATATTGTTATTTCAAGCTCCCATGCCGTCGCAAAAGGAGTAATAACAGGTCCAGACCAATTACATATTTCCTATGTACATTCCCCAATCCGTTATGCTTGGGATTTACAGCATCAGTATCTACGAGAAGCTGGTTTAGACAGAGGAATTAAGGGGTTATTAGCAAAGTATATCCTGCATAAAATTCGCCAATGGGATTATAGAACAGCCAATGGCGTGGACTTTTTCCTTGCCAACTCACAGTTTATTGCCCGTCGAATATGGAAAGTTTATCGCCGGGGCGCAACAGTGATCTATCCTCCTGTTGATGTCTCGGCTTTTTCTTTTCATGAAAAAAAAGAGGACTTTTACTTAACGGCATCAAGAATGGTGCCTTACAAGAAAATGGATTTAATTGTTGAGGCCTTTGGAGAGATGCCGGATAAAAAACTAGTTGTTATTGGAGACGGTCCTGATTATGAAAAGATTAAGTCAAAAGCAAAGGATAATGTTCAACTGTTAGGTTATCAGCCATTTGAAGTTTTATTACATTATATGCAAAGAGCAAGAGCATTTGTTTTTGCAGCGGAAGAGGACTTTGGGATAACACCTGTTGAGGCGCAGGCGTGTGGAACACCAGTTATCGCTTACGGTAAAGGAGGCGTCTTAGAAACACTACGGGGGCTAGATGCTGAAAAACCGACAGGTGTTTTTTTTAATAAACAAACAATTGCATCAATAATAGATGCAATTAACACATTTGAGGCAAATGAAGACCAAATCAAATATCAACATTGCAGAGAGAACAGTTTAAGATTTTCCCCGGATCGGTTTAGGCAAGAGTTTAGCGATTTCGTAAATAAAAAGGTGGAAGCATTCAAAGAGACAGGAGGAATAATTATATGA
- a CDS encoding sugar phosphate nucleotidyltransferase, translating to MNVVLLSGGSGKRLWPLSNDSRSKQFLKVLDNGKGELSSMVQRVWRQLKAVGLTQSAVIATSKAQVDMIHSQIGQEVPLIVEPERRDTFPAIALSAIYLYSVLGVSLQDTVVVLPVDPYVEDTFFEKVKELETIVQSTNAELALIGVQPTFPSEKYGYIVPKGKTNNGKYVAISHFKEKPKQEEAQKLIEQGALWNCGVFSFKLDYIISMLVERGYPIQYDELLNQYDRLPKISFDYEVVEKAQNIVALPYDGYWKDLGTWNTLTEEMATNVIGKGIISEDSTNTHLINELDIPVAVIGMKNTVVAVSPDGILVTEKEASPRVKQLVEPLNNRPMYEERRWGWYRVLDYTKFPDGNEVLTKRIGVKAGKNLSYQYHHKRSEVWTIIRGEGEFALDGQIRRVQTGDVLEIPVGAKHAIKAKTDLEFIEVQSGSELIEEDIVRLLMTWEEIEQHCYQIK from the coding sequence ATGAACGTTGTTTTGTTATCAGGGGGTTCCGGCAAACGTCTTTGGCCACTTTCTAATGATTCTAGGTCGAAACAGTTCTTAAAAGTATTAGATAATGGCAAAGGTGAACTTAGCTCAATGGTCCAGCGAGTGTGGAGGCAGCTAAAGGCAGTTGGCTTAACGCAATCAGCTGTGATTGCCACCAGTAAAGCTCAAGTTGATATGATACATAGTCAGATTGGTCAAGAGGTCCCGCTTATTGTTGAACCAGAACGCCGAGATACATTTCCTGCAATCGCTTTATCTGCCATATATCTTTATTCAGTGCTAGGGGTATCTTTACAAGACACTGTGGTTGTTCTTCCTGTTGATCCGTACGTGGAGGATACTTTTTTTGAAAAGGTAAAAGAATTAGAGACTATAGTTCAGTCCACAAATGCTGAGCTGGCACTGATAGGTGTACAACCTACCTTTCCATCCGAGAAGTACGGATATATTGTACCTAAAGGGAAAACCAACAATGGTAAGTATGTTGCAATCAGCCACTTTAAAGAGAAACCTAAACAAGAAGAAGCACAGAAACTAATTGAACAGGGTGCCCTTTGGAATTGCGGTGTGTTTTCTTTTAAATTGGATTATATCATTTCAATGTTGGTCGAACGGGGTTACCCGATCCAGTATGATGAGCTGCTAAATCAATATGATCGTTTGCCTAAGATCAGCTTTGATTATGAAGTGGTAGAAAAAGCACAAAATATTGTGGCCTTACCATACGATGGATACTGGAAAGATCTCGGCACGTGGAATACGCTAACAGAAGAAATGGCAACAAACGTCATTGGAAAAGGGATTATTTCAGAAGACAGCACTAATACCCATTTAATTAATGAATTAGATATCCCTGTAGCTGTAATAGGTATGAAAAATACAGTTGTTGCGGTCAGTCCAGACGGAATTCTCGTTACCGAAAAAGAGGCGAGTCCCAGAGTTAAACAGCTGGTTGAGCCCTTGAACAATCGTCCTATGTATGAGGAGCGACGCTGGGGATGGTACCGTGTTCTGGACTATACGAAGTTTCCTGATGGAAATGAAGTTCTTACCAAACGAATTGGTGTAAAAGCTGGGAAAAATTTAAGCTATCAATACCATCATAAGCGAAGTGAAGTATGGACCATCATTAGAGGAGAGGGGGAATTTGCGCTTGATGGCCAAATCCGCCGTGTTCAAACTGGTGACGTGCTTGAAATTCCGGTCGGAGCCAAGCATGCCATAAAAGCTAAAACAGACTTAGAGTTTATAGAGGTTCAATCAGGAAGCGAATTAATCGAAGAAGATATTGTACGGTTATTAATGACATGGGAGGAAATAGAACAGCATTGTTATCAGATAAAGTAG
- a CDS encoding DUF354 domain-containing protein yields MNIGFIVSNNKTIFFYQVAKKLESYGYKTWWLSPNKYWAKWLQDHGVPKERILDITDFGQEWESKYKLGLNERDSHDLHELEKDYTLNINNLILMDRLLSRKEYEYALSYLLVCNKYIEKFLLENNIQVVFYEATWAIELLTVMICNKIGIIACSPHTVRIPDGRFAFFDGYLQSEIIHIRNPDDKDRVQAKKYYKEFLNKKPKPKYWYLNNKTPSLKFSWFIKLYKHIILSLKGQNKFDETYFGIKWLIKNRIREVKNAWLLKVKNPFEQPNLDEPYILFTLHKQPEASVDVLGSYYSNQIETIKLISRITPVTHKVYVKEHSNAIGDRSISYYNEIKRIPGVKLIHPSLDSHDLIRNADLVITISGTVAYEASLYGVPAVTLSSMFYKDILTVNQAEIQKLNITDIIENKGQRLKIGDNIINFLAYIYANSFEGIISDPVSDPSCISEENISKTVKGFRSLLDKLTY; encoded by the coding sequence ATGAACATTGGTTTTATTGTAAGCAATAATAAAACAATTTTTTTCTATCAAGTTGCTAAAAAACTAGAATCATACGGTTATAAGACATGGTGGTTATCACCAAATAAATATTGGGCTAAATGGTTACAAGATCATGGAGTTCCAAAGGAAAGAATACTCGATATTACGGATTTTGGACAAGAATGGGAATCAAAATATAAACTAGGTTTAAACGAGAGAGATAGCCACGATTTACATGAGCTCGAAAAAGATTATACATTAAATATTAACAATTTGATTTTAATGGATAGATTATTGTCTAGAAAAGAATATGAATATGCTTTATCTTATTTGTTAGTTTGTAATAAATACATAGAAAAGTTTCTATTGGAAAATAACATACAAGTGGTATTTTATGAAGCAACTTGGGCCATTGAATTGTTAACAGTAATGATTTGTAATAAAATTGGAATAATTGCTTGCTCACCACATACAGTTAGAATTCCAGATGGAAGATTTGCTTTTTTTGATGGGTACTTGCAATCAGAAATTATCCATATTAGAAATCCAGATGATAAAGATAGGGTCCAAGCAAAAAAATACTATAAGGAATTCCTAAACAAAAAACCAAAACCAAAATATTGGTATTTAAATAATAAAACTCCTTCTCTAAAATTTAGCTGGTTTATAAAACTTTATAAACATATTATTCTGAGTTTAAAGGGACAAAATAAATTTGATGAGACATATTTTGGTATTAAATGGTTAATTAAAAATAGAATACGAGAAGTTAAAAATGCCTGGTTACTTAAAGTTAAGAACCCATTTGAACAACCCAACTTAGATGAACCTTATATTCTTTTTACACTACATAAACAGCCTGAAGCCTCAGTGGATGTCTTGGGCTCATATTATTCTAATCAAATAGAAACTATAAAACTAATATCAAGAATTACGCCAGTTACTCATAAAGTTTATGTAAAAGAGCATAGTAACGCCATTGGAGACAGATCAATATCTTATTATAATGAAATTAAAAGAATACCAGGTGTTAAACTTATTCATCCCAGCCTAGATAGTCATGATCTAATTAGGAATGCTGATCTGGTTATCACCATATCGGGCACAGTGGCATACGAAGCTTCGTTATACGGTGTTCCGGCAGTCACCTTATCTTCAATGTTTTATAAGGATATATTAACAGTTAATCAAGCTGAGATCCAAAAATTAAATATAACTGATATTATTGAGAACAAGGGACAAAGATTAAAAATTGGAGATAATATAATTAATTTCCTAGCTTATATTTATGCAAATTCTTTTGAAGGTATAATTAGTGATCCGGTTTCAGATCCAAGTTGTATTTCGGAAGAAAATATAAGTAAGACAGTAAAAGGATTTAGGTCTTTATTAGATAAATTAACCTATTGA